CCCCATATTGGACACGTCTTTCTGATTTGTTTATTCCCGGTTTACATGTATTTAAACAAGCTGTAAAAAGATTAAACATATGTAAACAAGGGTATTTATACACAAAATAAACCTAAGGAGGAATGAGCATGCCCTGGGACTTAAATGATTATCCGAGTTCAATGAAGAACTTGAATAAAGCTGCCCGAAAAAAAGCAATTGATATTGCCAACGCGATGGTGGATGAAGGTTACGATGAAGGACGTGCCATCCCCATTGCGACCAAACAAGCAAAAGAATGGTACAAGGATGCCAGCGCGCATGAACGCGAGCAATATTTACAACAAGGTAAACCAAAGGAGCACGAATCTGATGACAGTGCGCGTCCCGAATTAATGGATAAAGCAGAGTTTGTCGAACCCCAGAATAATGGTGAGTGGGCAGTGAGATCAAAAGACGCCAAACAAGCTGCCAAGACGTTTGACAACAAGGACGAAGCTGTGGAATATGGAAAGAACGTTGCCCAAAAACAAGGCACACGATTGATCATTTATAAACAAGACGGCTCCAAACAGGAGACGTTTGATTACACTGATTAAATACGATAAAAACAGCCCGGAATGGAGATTCCGGGCTGTTTTTTTGGCTATTAATTGACCGCTTCAGGTTTGGCATGCTTTTTTTCCACATCTTCATCAGCATGTCGCCTTCTGAAAGCGGCTGGTGTGATACCATTATGTTCCTTAAATACCCTTGTGTAATAACTTTGGTTGCAAAATCCGAAGAGAAGTGCAATATCAAGAAGTGTGGAGTCCGTGTGGCTCAGAAAGTATTTGGATTCATCGACTTTCTTTTTATTAATATAGGCATTCATACGGATATTGGTTACAGAATGAAATAAGGCTGACAAATAATTCGGGCTCACATTAATGGCTTCTGAGATTTTTTCCAAAGTCATTGGCTGCAAAATATTTTCATGAATATAATGAATCGCCCTGTTTACAATTTCATTTTGATAAGGATTTTGTCTGTAATCACGGATGGCCTGTATAAAGTGGTGCAGCATATCGTATTCCAATTTATGCAGCTGATCGAGTCCATTTGTGTTTTCGATTTTCCGAATAAAGATATCACTCATATCATAAGCATATTCCGGCGTCACACCAGCTTTGATGGTTGCTCGTGTAAATAATGTGCAGGAACAGATAAG
This sequence is a window from Lentibacillus sp. JNUCC-1. Protein-coding genes within it:
- a CDS encoding DUF2188 domain-containing protein gives rise to the protein MPWDLNDYPSSMKNLNKAARKKAIDIANAMVDEGYDEGRAIPIATKQAKEWYKDASAHEREQYLQQGKPKEHESDDSARPELMDKAEFVEPQNNGEWAVRSKDAKQAAKTFDNKDEAVEYGKNVAQKQGTRLIIYKQDGSKQETFDYTD
- a CDS encoding helix-turn-helix domain-containing protein; protein product: MKNSRIDGEVIRQFLETRQENEESLFAHPSYTLEQDLLYWVELTDEQRASRVLDQINAAQRARLSDSQVRSLKNSLICSCTLFTRATIKAGVTPEYAYDMSDIFIRKIENTNGLDQLHKLEYDMLHHFIQAIRDYRQNPYQNEIVNRAIHYIHENILQPMTLEKISEAINVSPNYLSALFHSVTNIRMNAYINKKKVDESKYFLSHTDSTLLDIALLFGFCNQSYYTRVFKEHNGITPAAFRRRHADEDVEKKHAKPEAVN